The genomic window CACCTGCTGCCACCGCCACGTGCTGCCACCGCCACCGCAACCTCCACAAGCTGCCACCGTCACCTGCTGCCACCGCCAcgagctgccaccgccacgAGCTGCCATCGCCACCTGCTGCCACCGCCACCGCAACCTCCAcgagctgccaccgccaccTGCTGCCACCGCCACGTACTGCCACCGCCACGTGCTGCCACCGCCAcgagctgccaccgccacgagctgccaccgccacgTGCTGCCACCGCAACCTCCACGAGCTGCCACCGCCACAAGCTGCCACCGCCACGTGCTGCCACCGCAACCTCCAcgagctgccaccgccacgTGCTGCCACCGCAACCTCCAcgagctgccaccgccacgTACTGCCACCGCCACAAGCTGCCACCGCCACGTGCTGCCACCGCCACAAGCTGCCACCGCCACGAGCTGCCACCGCCAAGTGCTGCCACCGCCACCGCAACCTCCAAGAGCTGCCACCGCCACGTGCTGCCACCGCCACGTGCTGCCACCGCCACCTGCTGCCACCGCCACCGTAACCTCCACGAGCTGCCACCGTCACCTGCTGCCACCGCCAcgagctgccaccgccaccTGCTGCCACCGCCACCACAACCTCCACAAGCTGCCACCGTCACCTGCTGCCACCGCCAcgagctgccaccgccaccTGCTGCCACCGCCACCGCAACCTCCACAAGCTGCCACCGTCACCTGCTGCCACCGCCAcgagctgccaccgccacgAGCTGCCATCGCCACCTGCTGCCACCGCCACCGCACCACCGCAACCTCCAcgagctgccaccgccaccTGCTGCCACCGCCACGTACTGCCACCGCCACGTGCTGCCACCGCCAcgagctgccaccgccacgagctgccaccgccacgTGCTGCCACCGCAACCTCCAcgagctgccaccgccacgagctgccaccgccacgTGCTGCCACCGCAACCTCCAcgagctgccaccgccacgagctgccaccgccacgTGCTGCCAACGCAACCTCCAcgagctgccaccgccacgagctgccaccgccacgTGCTGCCACCGCAACCTCCACGAGCTGCCACCGCCACATACTGCCACCGCCACAAGCTGCCACCGCCACATGCTGCCACCGCCACAAGCTGCCACCGCCACGTGCTGCCACCGCCACGAGCTGCCACCTCCACGTACTGCCACCGCCACAAGCTGCCACCGCCACGTACTGCCACCGCCAcgagctgccaccgccacgTGCTGCCACCGCCACGAGCTGCCACCTCCAcgagctgccaccgccacgagctgccaccgccacgTGCTGCCACCGCAACCTCCAcgagctgccaccgccacgAGCTGCCACCGCAACCTCCAcgagctgccaccgccacgagctgccaccgccacgTGCTGCCACCGCAACCTCCAcgagctgccaccgccacgTGCTGCCACCGCAACCTCCAcgagctgccaccgccacgAGCTGCCACCGCAACCTCCAcgagctgccaccgccacgagctgccaccgccacgTGCTGCCACCGCAACCTCCACGAGCTTCCACCGCCACGAGCTTCCACTGCCACGAGCTGCCACCGCCGGAGGAACCAGCTGGAAACTGGAAGAACCAATGCTCTGCCACTTCTACATATTACATCACAACCAATGAATTCATCAAGTTGTTCCCAAAGACGCTGGGCCTCATTTGAAGTTTTTAAATCTATTCCGATTGCACATTTTTAAATTTAAGACCATTTTCGGAGCAATTGTTCCTTCTCCAACAACGCTTCCAATTATGGGTGTTTTTCAAGCCGGTCGAGGGAACACACGTCTCAGCTTGTGGAACAGAACCAGTCGTTAGTCTCAGCTTCCCACCGCGGCCCCATTGACCCGGGTCACTTCTTTAAATCCatgttttaattcatatttgtgGTTTTGTGCTGCGTTTTGTTTGGAGCTTGTGTCTGACCCGACCCCCTTTGTTAGTAATGAGCAGGGAGGGGGTGTggccttgtctctctctctctctctgtgtgtctgtgtgtgtgtgtgtgtgttgcttgctGCTTTCTTCGAGTGCAGAACTAGGTCCCAAGGATGTTTGATGACTCAGACAGTaaacaaacatcaaactgtggcACGGAGCAGAAGGAGCCTCAGATTCCTGGTGTTCTTCTCGCTGTCCTCCTGCAGCCTTCATGCTCAGTGACAGTTAAACTTACTCCCTCCTCCCGGACACAGGTCCACGACATGATGGTGTCAAAGGTCAtgaaccccgcctcctccatgtgagcagacGGGACACGGACCAGGACATCCAACGCTGCAAGGACGGCCaacaataaaaagtcaaatctgAATCTGTGATAAGGTGAACGTTTTAGTTTGCAGGATATAAATCACTGGAcctcgtctttctctctccgcGTCTTCTGTCCCGATGCTGGCGATGTCCCTCCACGCTGGTGAGAGGTGATGCATACTGATACAGACGGGACTCGACCTCGAGGCGTCTTATCTCCGCTGTCCGAGGATGCTCTTCAGAGAGAGGCAGCATGACTCAGTGTATATCACCGAAAAcattatgttttaaaatgagaATCAGGCGGGAGAAAGAGGACTTGGTGGAAATGAAGTGAGTCAGAGTCCTGGACTTTATCATTTAGAGCGTCTGGTAGAAATTCAGGTGTTTTCTTTGCTCATCTTCCGCTCTGTGCCGACCTGTCATGATTCATAGATCGCTCTCAGGAACCCGCTGACAGCAGTTagcctcctcttcccctcttcctAATCACTTCCATTTTCCTGTTCACGTCGGTTTGCAGGAATCAAATCAGGCCTCGGAAACACGGAAAGCACAAAACCCAGGGATGTTAATTGTTTCCTGAAGGGGTTAAAGGTGGAGGTGTGCGTTCTGAATCGTCGGCAGATTGATGTTATGCAAAGAAAGAAACGTCTCTGTGGAACGCACTCCCTCTGAATCCtgattattagtattattttttcTCCACTCAGACATATTGACGCTGCCAGACAGGATAATAATCCATTTCTGTGTTCAGCAAAAACCTGCGTATTTGTCCAGGaaggacaaaacaaaacctCGGGTTGTTGCCGAAGAGCAAACATGAATTTTTTAAGATTCCTCAGGAGGAAAGTGGagtctgcaacacacacacacacacacagacacacacacagacacacacacacacacttacacgctAATCGGATTTTGGAGATTGGTGACCCAGCGTCTCTGACCCTCTTGCTATCACTGTCCCTTCTTATTTAATTGAGGACACTTTAGGACACTGTCCCCCACTTTCAAAGACTCTTTCAAAAACGTCTTTCATGTGAGACTTGCAGACGCTTCACTGactaaaatagataaaaaactCCCACAATGCTTTGCAGCTAAACAATGAAGTCCGGTGCCACAGAAGCCTGATGCTCACATGGTGCAGAATGAATGTACCGGTGAAGCCACAGACGATCACGCGGTGCAGCGCATgtcggaccccccccccccccacacacacacacacacactcgtccccATCGCCGTGTGGAGGAGCTGAATCACTTTCTCCTTCAGGGATCGAACTGGATCCGCTGACATCGACCGTCCTCTTCTGTTGAATTAAAGTGTGATTTACTgtgaccacccccccccccccccccccgcccaccagCGCTCCGTCTCTGCACCACCAGTGTGTTTCCATGACAATCGATGACTGTCTGTGGTCTCGTCTCGTGGATCCTGTCCGTCTCCTTTGTCCGTCACAAAGGGACGTTAATGGGACTTGTAATTGAACGTTTGGCAGTTCTAACAAAAACCTGTGAGTTCATCTGTGAAGAGAAATGTAATTAGTTGCATtaaagaaggaagaaaaacaggttAATGACGcaagttcagtttttttacacaagaaaaataatatttagttTCCTGGAACACAAGCAAATTTCAGATAAAAGTAAAGATGAAAGTTTGAGGTGGAGGCTTGAAGTGTAAAAGCTGAAATAAATGATTGAAACTCACTCAGAATCACCACATTCGATTCTAAGTATTTGAGCTCGTCTGTCTTTAAGGTTGATTATGTCAGACACGTCCTCGCTGCTGATTGTAAAACAACTTTCTGAACTTTTCCCTTCGTACTGGTTTCCAGCAGCTTGAGGTTCACCCACTAACTTCTCTGGTGTGGGGGTCTCTGCTGAGGAGCATCTGTCAGACGGAGGCCGgctgtgtctcttctctctgaCGGGCCTCCCTCTCTGTGATTGCACTCAGTGGCTGGTTAGCGGCCGGGCTGGAGGCCGGCGGTGGGTCGGTGATTACGGCGCCTCCCGCTGGGTCGGCTGATGGCAGGAGAGGCCGGCGGTGGTGCAGCCGTCCTGCTGAGGCCCCGGCGCCGGGCGTGGAGGACGGTGCTCGGCATAGCTCTACCTGGTTATGTGTGATCTGCTCATGTTGAGTGTTTGGAAGCGGGCGATGTGCTTCACAGGTTCTGTCCCTGATTACGCTCCAATCCGAGCCGCGTGGGGGGAGTTGTTTGGTTTGGCTCGCGGTGTTCAGCACGCACCAATCAGAGGGAGGTGAAAGGAGACGGGCGTGATGTTTGGACCAAGGAGGACGAGTCAGAAAATGGCAAATAGGAGCTGGAAGAGAGTTTCACACGATGGACGCAAACTGCACCTTGAAAACTCAAGATGATTAAAGATCAGTCGTCAGCAGGACGTTTATAAAACGAATAATTACACAGTGACACCCTGTGGACACTTCTTCATCAGATAATGATCATAAATCCTGATGCTTCTCCCTGAAAGGTGAGAAACAAGTGAGTGAATGATTGACTCGCTGTCCATGAGTCCCTCCTGTTTGCTCTGAGCTCGTCCTCAGACTCTCATCAGCTAATGGGTTTGAACCTCAGGCTGAAAGAGGCATCGTGATCTCGTGTGGTGAGAAGTCCTTCATGTGCCATGTCTCTGTGGACAACTTTTTCCTTATACTTTGTTAAATGACCTTAACATAATTATTCAAGGTCATACTGTGGTTTCAGGATATTCCCCATCATGCCTCCACCTCCTTTTTACCATCAACACTTCTCAAGCTGCAAACAACAAACTCACACTCTGATAAAACCATCTCTTTGCACCAGGTCCGATCTTTCTCCaggtttctctgtttcttctcctcctgctgccgaTAGAATGTAAATCGCAGAATTTCATCTGGACCGAGGGAATAAATCCACAACCCATGGCTGACGACAGAACActgttttgaaataaaactcTTATCTAGTGCCGCGGTACagaggaaagacaaaaacaaataaagtgagTTGAATCAGTCAGTGCGAGTGGGGGGGGCGGCTCTCCCCCTGCGGCGGTGACACCAGTATTAGGCAGACGGAGTGGAGGCATGCCGCCTGGATGGGCCCGCATGACAGGGCTCTAACTCCTCCGTCCCATTCCAGGCAGGGCCCAGTGTGAGGCAGCCTAATTGAATCCCAGCACAGAGAGCGCCCGGCCCGGGACATTAGAGTTGTGTCAGCGAGGCCGGGAGACGGTGGCCGAGCCGCTTGGCTGCTTCGTAATGGGGCTGTTACCTGCAGCAGCCACATGCAGTCCAGATGTGtgagggaggagacacacacacacacacagacacacacaaagaatttccttttcttctgtctCCATTTCCATCCGTTCCTCTGCATCCACTCTATTCTCTCTCTCGTGTCTGTTTCACCtcgttgctctctctctctgcacagaCCCACACTgtcctttaacacacacacacacacacacacacacacacacacacacgtgcacacacacacacacagatcaaggCAATGTTTGGATTCTGCTGAAAGGGTAACGTCTTATTTTCTTCTCTATTACACTCCTCACAGGCAGGTCCAATCATCACACACGCCCCCCCGCGGCTGATTTCTCTTCAGAACCCGTGGATGCGGCGTTTTCCGGCCCGGCACCGAGGCGTCTGACGGGTGTTCCAGAGCATGGAGCCATGTATTTAAATTAGACATggcttttaattattttgtcgCAGTGTGATTTCCTCGCCGGGGGGGCAGCCGCTTCCTTGCTGAGGTTTGCACTTCCCCTCCAATCCCCCCGGCGTCTCCGTGACGGCGTGCGGCCTCGGAGCGCTCCGATGCCACGCTGcatatttaaattgaaagtgaaatgtCAGCTTTAAAGGTCCCACCTGTGCTGCGGCGAGAAGTACGACACAGTTACCTCTTCACAATCGGACAAACGCAACACGACTGTCCAAATTAAACCAAGTGGATCCAAGGAAATGTCACTGGAAGAGTCGGAGCATCAAAATGGAGGGAGGTCAGCCGCTGGTTGTTTTACGCCCAGTGGAGCCCTGAGGTAATCCCCCCTCCTGTCCTCAGGGGGCGACGGAGACGCATGTGTTCATTGCAGGAGTGTGAATAGAGAAGGAGGAAGCCCTGGGGGTCCTCCGTAATCCCCCGCCATTGATTTCAGATGCTCCTCTACTGATCCCTCCTCCCCGGCTAAGGAAGAAGACATTATTAGCCACGCTCACGAGCAAGGACTCCAAATTAAGacgtctttaaaataaaacGGGAGAGGTCGAAGGTGCTTGATGACTTCCTCACGAGGAGGTCGATGGAACCGAATGgaaccagagcagagaaaaaagaatCTTGAAACAATATGAGGAGTGTTAAAGGTCTGAAGCGTGAACACCGGTAAGGCCGTTAAAGTTTCCTCCCCGGTTAAATCATGCAGCGCTCCATTTTCTGAGCCATATACTTTTTGGCCAGGTTTAAGACTTCACCTCATCATTCTCTGCGGATCACAGGCCCGACCGAGCGCGGCGGCAGTAAACTACAGCTTCTAACCAacacagcagacagaggcagggagaAGCTGGCTAATGGGGCGTGTGCAAAGAGGGAGGACAAAACTGAcacaagagaaaagagaaaagagaaaagagaagggaaaAAGATCCCTGGAGGTGAAAGACGACTTTTGAAACACAAAGGACGACAACGCTGATGTGGCTGCTCTGATCAAATCTACCAaagtccatctttattcactaCAGGTTGAAAATGATTAAAGATATTGATTAAATGATCCTACATAATAAACAAGGATGAGAGAAAACACTCATcttatgtttaaaacaacataatgCAGCGTCATGAAGCCATAGAGTTGAATATCTTACATTTCAGTCAAATCTAaagttcactttgtgtttctcactCAAACACTGTACACCCATTGTTTTCTTCAGGCATTGAACGCCCAGActcactcagcctctctctctcccccggtGCGCTGACACAGGAGaatctctgcctctgctctcgATCTAATGTGAAGTGTAATCTGGGGACGTGAATTGAAACAGATCCATTCCAGCTCCTGATTGGATCCAGTAGCCTGCGAGTGGGAGGCGGAGCTGCATGTTAATGAGCGCCGgctccgtccccccccccccccccccccctcacttggTTCCCGGGCGGAAGGTAATCATCCAGATAATGGATCAGAAGAgacactgtgtgttttcagattgaACACATTACACCTTCATGGGTTTAACACAAAGTTCAACAAAGAAACCAGACAAAGACTTTTTATAACACAACAACTCAACTGGAGCAGATCCAATTAAATCAggataaagagagaaatgttattcaaatgttaaatgtcatgtcagtgtgattgacaggtgtgattgacagatgtgattgacaggtgggcCACGCTGCTCCTGGTGGAACCGGCGTCCATCAACGTGACATGGAGACGACACCGATCATCTCAAAGTAAAGATTTGTCTCTTTATGGAAACAGACCTCCtaacagcagcagatgaggCTCAGCTGGCAGCCGGTGTCCACGGCCTCCTGCCCGAGGACGCCTGGAAGGTGAGGAGCTGCTCCCATCACGTTCGATTCCCGTGGTTATTGGCGGCGCCCGCTGGAGGAAGCCTTCGTTCCACACGGGCAGAGAGAGGTCACGTGGGGAGAGGAAGGTCGACACATtctatttgtgtgcatgttgtgttgaaGTCAACCTGGAGGGACTTAACCGGAGCTGCTGGAGATGTAAAAACAAGATTAGGTCTTAAGACAATGTGAAATCAACTTTCTGAACTGCTTTGGAAACAAGCAGCGACGCACAACTGATTttgtgtaataaataaaatctttgcTTTGTCgttttcctgcagctgatgGATATTAAACCAGATTGTGatacccctccccccccccctgaacacaaacaaagtgaACATTACACCTTCCTCTGGTTTCCCCATACGCTCTCTCTCTTATCTCGTCCCCAGTCTGGTcacgactccccccccccccccgcctcaggCTCACATTGTGTATTCATTACCATTAAAGAGTCCCCGGCTTGTCTCAGCATTAGAACACATTACTCCGCTCTGCGCTTCCCGACATCGGTCACGCTCCTGATCGGTAATCTGGTCGGAACTGATGCAGGACTTCctccctggggggggggggggctcttctCAGTTTGACTGGACGTGTAGAGACAGACGTTCATTACAACCTGGTCGACGCCCCGTGGTCGTGAAGAGACCAATCAGAGCCGAGCTGATCCAGGGCTGAGAGCGATGAGTGTTTGAGttctgtgatgaagaggaggagaatctAGAAGTGGACTCCCCTGACCAAACCTTCATGTTTTTAAGATGAAGTCCACACGTCTCCTTGTTGCAGTGGAAACAAAAGTGAAAAGATAAAAAGCTTCGATAGAACAAAAGGTACTGAAGTCAcagtgttgcattgtgggtaatgtaggccTTACTGGGAGCGTGGAAATCCAAACGATATTTAAAACCTTTAATTACCGACCCCCAGTCTCCACGGCTCCATCGAGAAACTTCCTCGGGCGACGTTCTCATTTTCCAAACACAGCACTATCTCCTTCAGCCCTTCACAGTGAATGGGACTAGATGCTGGGAGGGCTCTTGGctgacatccccccccccccacactatGGATCATTTCTCTGGAGCACCTtgatgacagcagcagcagcagcagccgttaAAGCTGTCGAGCCAATTCACAGACAGGGAGCAAGTTATTGTGACAGCCAGCCGCCTAATTGTTCATTTGAGGTAATCACCCGACAAGTCAGAGCAATTTCCAGCACAATGCCGGAGCCTAATGGAGGAGGACGTGCTCGCCGGATGGGATGAGACTCACAGGCTGCTGGGGGGGCCTCACTGGGGCAGCTCCCCCCCTACTCAAGGAATTATCTGCACCTCTGGGGCACGACTGGGTCCGACCTCCAGGGCTCTCAGCAGGAATAACATAGGATGGTCATGATATAACGATAGAGCAGTGAAACAGAAAGGAGAAAGTCGGAGGTGGAGaaacatttctctctttatctcgGAGGAACGTGCACAGTGGACGAGCAGCGTCCAATCAAGATGCtccggagcccccccccctagCGTGAGACACCAACCTGCTCCTTAGCATTCAGGGAGACACTCCTGCCTCCGCtcgtctgtctcactgtgtgtgtgtgtgtgtgtggggggggggggggtgtgggggggatgCATGTGATGGATGACCGCGGCGTTCTCGGTTTAATTGTGATGTCAGAGCATGTCTGTGGCAGCCCCGGTGGTGAGTGGTGACAGACAGGGGTGTGCAGTTGTGCCTGCACttctaactgtgtgtgtgtgtgtgtgtgtgtgtgtgtgtgtgtgttctcacatgtGTGCGTGCAGCGTATGGGAGGAGGAGCGCGTCCAGGAGCTCTGACATGATGTTACCAGGGATCCTCAGCCGGTGCCGGGCCCCCGGGTCGACCCTCAGGAGACGGGTTGGAGCCGCTGGGCGATCGGGAGCCGACGAGTCAGACACGTGTCAGATTTGCTCAAGGGGCTCAGAGGAAGCCGGGGAATCAACCCCGTGTCGCTCAGCACCTGGAGACCACAGGAtattaatgtgatatttatgtgttttgtttcctcgTGGTTTAAACTGTGTCACAACAGAAGGAGCCTCTTCAGATGTGAGTGATGGACGAGCTCGAGCCTCCACACGTCTTTTATTTCTCATATCACACAAACTTCCCTCGTTACACATATTCTCTCAGATTATTATGAGTCATCCATGAGAACTGGAGACCACCTGCAGTTCCTCACATTGAGCAGAGGGTGGTGCTGTTGGACCTGATCTGCCAAACCACCCCCcctgctcctcacacacaagCTGATGATGCACATTGCAGAGACATGTGGGAAAAATCTTTATTTACTCCGGTAGAACACGttgtataatttaataaaactgtttatttggGCTGCGCGTGTTTGACGAGCAGGTGAGGCTGGAGTCTCCACTTTCAGGATGttcactggtttgttttcacaaacgCAGGCGAAGCTCAAGGTCAGTTATGTGCAACAGATCCGACATGAAACTAGAACATGTgcactctcctccctccttgATATGCAGCTCAGGTTCTGAAATCCAGGAGTcgtgttgtttgtgtgcgagcGAGAGTCGGTGTGAGTCTCGGGAGTTTTCAGTGAACACGGTGTGGACTTCTTCAGGGGGAATGAGTAATAAggaacagagctgcagcttctgctcgtTTCTGGGGACTAAGTTGTTCTCGCACACAAACAGGCGGGCTGCCTGGACCGGACAGAAATAGACCTGAACCAACACGAGGAGGCAGACGCCACCAGATGTGG from Platichthys flesus chromosome 22, fPlaFle2.1, whole genome shotgun sequence includes these protein-coding regions:
- the LOC133933870 gene encoding uncharacterized protein LOC133933870 — protein: MTYPASSQQGALGPCRESRPRPEETLLQTSTGTLPPPRAATATSCHRQVLPPPPQPPRAATATCCHRHVLPPPPAATATVTSTSCHRHLLPPPRAATATCCHRHHNLHKLPPPRAATATCCHRHRNLHELPPSPAATATSCHRHLLPPPPQPPQAATVTCCHRHVLPPPPQPPQAATVTCCHRHELPPPRAAIATCCHRHRNLHELPPPPAATATYCHRHVLPPPRAATATSCHRHVLPPQPPRAATATSCHRHVLPPQPPRAATATCCHRNLHELPPPRTATATSCHRHVLPPPQAATATSCHRQVLPPPPQPPRAATATCCHRHVLPPPPAATATVTSTSCHRHLLPPPRAATATCCHRHHNLHKLPPSPAATATSCHRHLLPPPPQPPQAATVTCCHRHELPPPRAAIATCCHRHRTTATSTSCHRHLLPPPRTATATCCHRHELPPPRAATATCCHRNLHELPPPRAATATCCHRNLHELPPPRAATATCCQRNLHELPPPRAATATCCHRNLHELPPPHTATATSCHRHMLPPPQAATATCCHRHELPPPRTATATSCHRHVLPPPRAATATCCHRHELPPPRAATATSCHRHVLPPQPPRAATATSCHRNLHELPPPRAATATCCHRNLHELPPPRAATATSTSCHRHELPPQPPRAATATSCHRHVLPPQPPRASTATSFHCHELPPPEEPAGNWKNQCSATSTYYITTNEFIKLFPKTLGLI